The Neochlamydia sp. S13 genome has a segment encoding these proteins:
- a CDS encoding tetratricopeptide repeat protein, protein MNVVNVHKSTLLSTENNSHHIAKNNTFNPSNPLATLPLKIFKQIFHSFSSLTEDELRKILDARSCARVFKQYMPNNVKFLQLYQPQKLQFYFDKLSSHLNKNLFSIDGSHNFLSVDRLEENYTHTLKLTIQKEDPVQTRLCIEKLGDIYLIKGTQQTLLQAAGLYNYTLHTASLKGQESIKEKLSKVEFLLSKACKGKPVDISITKKQFEDNRRELKKFRQEIEEKIQALGSDPSSEEVRMLYQEIAQWMKVFFKSLVGQAQRGLGAAPCEYAMLGFGSLARKEMTPYSDLEFGILMQEDTSANRDYFRRLTNLLHLKVINLGETILPALNIPCIKKANFFDSVTLRGFAFDGEGAEGKGCKTPFGNRQTFELIQTPEKMAQYIAQDEQGKWWHEKEPHLPMELLNFTHLLGSEELTEHYRKNVRDELEKPCQEGLDLCQYLAKHHLVQEDMETFNPGMGLLERQGMLFKVKNDLYRFPHLALDRLALLKKIAASDTFTRIDKLSELGVITEGAAEKLKDWMNIALFMRLKTYSHYQAQQEMMNPLIKPFGFDDPDLIRKQFALEHKALEKIKKIYRIFIPFYQVMQKFLGGHEESLKLSDLEDNSLQAQGNIALRLLQHKEAKKCYKSALMIESKNTEVLNALGVIYNAQGNLAKAAYFFEEALKIDFKLYGKNHSKVERNYTHLGMIYHAQGNLEKAIDCAKKAFEIGTKVYNGKHPVWAILYSNQGEIYRDQGDLKRAWDYASLALKIDSRLHSIDSPHVAMDYHNLGTIHQSQGNIAEAAKYINQALQINIKLYGRNHPNVATIYHTLATIYDAQMDVQKATEYAKKSLDIYIKFFGEKHSTVASNYHSLGMIYQVHGDVKKAAKYISKALSIALSFREKNPPLLAKIYGGLGINYQAQGKVSKAVKYAQRALEIALDQYDENQLEVVTCYSNLRQVHQEQGNLDKAMEYAKRALKIALNNYGENHSEVATCYSNLAQVYQEQGNLEEAIKYAKQALQIDEQIFGENHFKVAPNYNNLGTIYIEQNNLNKASKYFNQALQIYREVVGENHPHVAGSYNNLGIIYKKQGNFKKATKYSNKALTINLKFFGENHPNMVINYNNLGMIYQRQGNLEKAAEYTTKSLAIGAKVYNENHPSLALCHTNLGMIYQEQGDLEQAAKYIKKSLEINIRHWGINHPTVALGYNELGSIYQKQGSLEEAATFTNQALKINIKLLGENNLTVVLLYRKLAQIYKAQGNSKKAAEYAKKVRGIKLKP, encoded by the coding sequence ATGAATGTAGTGAACGTACACAAGTCTACCCTATTATCTACTGAAAACAACTCCCATCATATAGCAAAAAATAATACTTTTAACCCTTCTAATCCTTTGGCAACTCTACCTTTAAAAATTTTCAAACAAATTTTTCATTCTTTCAGTAGTTTAACGGAAGACGAATTAAGAAAAATCCTTGATGCAAGAAGCTGTGCTCGAGTATTTAAACAGTACATGCCTAATAACGTCAAATTTTTGCAGCTCTATCAACCTCAGAAGCTACAATTCTATTTTGACAAACTCTCAAGCCATTTAAATAAAAATCTTTTTTCGATTGATGGTAGTCATAATTTTTTATCTGTAGATAGACTAGAAGAGAACTACACCCACACTTTAAAACTTACTATCCAAAAAGAAGATCCTGTTCAGACAAGATTATGTATAGAAAAACTAGGCGATATCTATTTAATAAAAGGAACGCAACAAACCCTCCTTCAAGCCGCAGGGCTTTATAATTATACCCTACATACTGCCTCTTTAAAAGGGCAAGAAAGTATTAAAGAAAAGCTATCAAAAGTGGAATTTTTACTCAGCAAGGCTTGCAAAGGAAAACCTGTAGATATTTCTATTACCAAAAAGCAATTTGAGGACAATCGCAGAGAATTAAAAAAGTTTAGGCAGGAAATAGAAGAGAAAATCCAAGCTCTCGGCTCAGATCCTTCATCTGAGGAAGTAAGAATGCTTTACCAGGAAATTGCTCAATGGATGAAAGTTTTCTTCAAAAGTCTTGTAGGTCAAGCTCAAAGGGGTTTAGGAGCTGCGCCCTGTGAATATGCAATGTTAGGATTTGGTTCTTTAGCTAGAAAAGAAATGACACCCTACTCTGATTTAGAGTTTGGCATTCTTATGCAAGAAGACACTTCAGCAAATAGAGATTATTTTAGACGTTTAACAAATCTTCTTCACTTAAAAGTAATCAACTTAGGCGAGACAATTCTACCTGCTTTAAATATTCCCTGCATAAAAAAGGCTAATTTTTTTGATAGCGTTACTCTTAGAGGCTTTGCCTTTGATGGTGAAGGAGCGGAAGGAAAAGGCTGTAAAACCCCTTTTGGCAATCGCCAAACATTTGAGCTTATCCAGACGCCTGAGAAGATGGCCCAATATATCGCTCAAGATGAACAAGGCAAATGGTGGCATGAAAAAGAGCCTCATCTTCCTATGGAATTGCTAAACTTTACTCATTTGCTAGGAAGTGAGGAGCTAACTGAGCACTATAGGAAAAATGTTCGGGACGAGCTTGAGAAGCCTTGCCAAGAAGGCCTTGATCTGTGTCAATATCTAGCCAAGCATCACCTAGTTCAAGAGGACATGGAGACTTTTAATCCTGGGATGGGCCTCTTAGAAAGACAGGGTATGCTTTTTAAAGTTAAAAATGATTTATATCGTTTTCCTCATCTGGCTTTAGACAGGCTAGCCCTTCTCAAAAAAATAGCGGCTTCCGACACTTTTACTAGGATTGATAAGCTAAGTGAGTTAGGGGTTATAACGGAGGGCGCCGCCGAAAAGTTAAAGGATTGGATGAATATAGCGCTATTTATGCGCCTTAAAACCTATTCTCATTATCAAGCGCAGCAAGAGATGATGAATCCGCTGATTAAGCCCTTTGGCTTCGATGATCCTGACCTTATTAGAAAGCAGTTTGCTCTAGAACATAAAGCGTTGGAAAAGATAAAAAAAATTTACCGTATCTTTATTCCTTTTTATCAAGTTATGCAAAAATTTTTAGGAGGCCACGAAGAAAGTCTTAAATTATCAGATTTAGAGGACAACTCGTTGCAGGCTCAAGGCAATATAGCTCTAAGGCTTTTACAACATAAAGAGGCAAAAAAATGTTACAAGTCTGCATTAATGATAGAGTCAAAAAATACAGAAGTACTAAATGCTCTTGGAGTGATTTACAATGCTCAAGGAAATTTAGCTAAGGCGGCCTATTTTTTTGAAGAAGCCCTTAAAATTGACTTTAAGTTATATGGCAAAAATCATTCAAAAGTAGAAAGAAATTACACTCATTTAGGAATGATTTACCATGCTCAAGGAAATTTAGAGAAAGCAATTGACTGCGCCAAGAAAGCATTCGAAATTGGAACCAAAGTTTATAATGGAAAACATCCTGTTTGGGCCATACTTTATAGCAATCAAGGAGAAATCTATCGTGACCAAGGAGACCTAAAGCGGGCGTGGGATTACGCCAGCCTAGCACTCAAAATTGACAGCAGACTTCATTCTATAGATTCTCCACACGTTGCAATGGATTATCATAATTTGGGAACAATTCATCAATCACAGGGAAATATAGCAGAAGCGGCTAAATACATTAATCAAGCCCTTCAAATTAACATTAAACTTTATGGTAGAAATCATCCTAATGTAGCAACAATTTACCACACTTTAGCGACAATTTACGATGCTCAAATGGATGTACAGAAGGCAACCGAATATGCTAAGAAATCTCTTGATATTTATATTAAATTTTTTGGAGAAAAACATTCCACCGTAGCTTCTAACTACCACAGTTTAGGAATGATTTACCAAGTACATGGAGATGTGAAGAAAGCGGCTAAATATATCAGCAAAGCTCTTTCTATTGCACTTAGCTTCCGGGAAAAGAATCCTCCCTTACTGGCAAAGATCTATGGTGGGCTGGGAATAAATTACCAAGCTCAAGGAAAGGTAAGCAAAGCAGTTAAATATGCCCAAAGAGCACTTGAAATTGCTCTAGACCAATATGATGAAAATCAACTCGAAGTAGTAACATGTTACAGTAATCTAAGACAAGTTCATCAAGAACAAGGAAATCTAGATAAAGCAATGGAGTATGCCAAAAGAGCACTTAAAATTGCTCTTAACAATTATGGTGAAAATCATTCTGAAGTGGCAACATGTTATAGTAATCTTGCACAAGTCTACCAAGAACAAGGAAATCTAGAAGAGGCTATTAAATATGCCAAGCAAGCACTCCAAATTGACGAACAGATTTTTGGTGAAAATCATTTCAAAGTAGCTCCGAACTATAATAACTTGGGAACAATTTATATAGAGCAAAACAATTTGAACAAGGCGTCTAAATATTTTAATCAAGCTCTCCAAATTTACAGAGAAGTTGTTGGCGAAAATCATCCTCACGTAGCAGGCAGTTACAATAATTTAGGAATAATTTACAAAAAACAAGGCAATTTTAAAAAAGCGACTAAGTACAGCAATAAAGCGCTTACCATTAACCTTAAGTTTTTCGGTGAAAATCATCCCAACATGGTAATAAACTACAATAACTTGGGAATGATATATCAACGGCAAGGTAATTTAGAGAAGGCAGCGGAGTACACTACTAAATCTCTCGCCATTGGCGCCAAGGTATATAACGAAAATCATCCTAGCCTAGCACTATGCCACACCAATCTCGGAATGATTTACCAAGAACAAGGCGATTTGGAACAGGCGGCTAAGTATATTAAAAAATCACTCGAAATTAATATTAGACATTGGGGCATAAATCATCCCACCGTGGCATTAGGTTATAATGAACTAGGGTCAATCTACCAAAAACAAGGAAGTTTAGAGGAAGCAGCTACGTTCACCAATCAAGCGCTCAAAATTAATATTAAGCTATTGGGTGAAAATAACCTTACTGTAGTGCTTCTTTACCGCAAGCTGGCACAAATCTACAAAGCACAAGGAAATTCAAAAAAGGCAGCTGAATATGCAAAAAAAGTGCGAGGCATTAAGCTTAAGCCGTAA
- the murC gene encoding UDP-N-acetylmuramate--L-alanine ligase produces MISEAKHFHFIGIGGIGMSGLARILLKKKMVVTGSDMQANYITEELSKNGAKIFIGHAAHHISAHAAVIYSSDIKADNPEYHAALQQGCLILHRSDLLLYLMQEYKTLTVAGTHGKTTTSALLAWVIMQAGLDPSYAVGGMLSPSNSNAGHGEGKYFIAEADESDGTFLKYHSYGGIITNIDADHLNYFGKIENLIKAFSQFLSKVETSEHLFWCGDNEHLLNLKPKGVCYGFGSHCELQVSNFSQKGWGISFDVDFKNCHYSSIQLPMVGRHNALNAAAVLGLALSLGIAENIIRKAFLSFGGIKRRCEKKGEKHHILMLDDYAHHPTEIKATLEGIRQAAGGRRLITVFQPHRYTRTQDCLGLYKDVFDEADEIFITEIYAAGEAPIDGVSSIEIIKEVESKGIKKIHSVQRQDLASLLFDFVHPHDIVVSMGAGDITKLSQELLDLFGQQAPRKLKLGIVFGGRSVEHEITFLSASHICTYVSAELYEIQYFGVTKQGHWVAEDSNLHALKERMQELAAVKIAPCIDASVFNKLMECDLFVPIFHGPYGEDGTIQGFFEILDKAYIGPDHVYAAIAMDKAHTKYLMQAHQIATLPFVEITYKKWKTDSTSIIQSIQNKLNFPLFIKPVHLGSTIGVQKVMHADSLYSAIQEAFQYDFKLIVEEGLTDFREIEFAVLGNENAEVFPPGEVFSQGHVYDFESKYGANSMKTIPQASLSPEKNREGIELASAAYQAVGGTGMARVDFFLDANEKFWLNEINPIPGFTSLSLYPMICQLNGVDGEELFNRLIILALERKRRDAILCRQRQSF; encoded by the coding sequence ATGATTTCAGAAGCAAAACACTTTCATTTTATTGGTATCGGTGGTATCGGCATGAGCGGGTTAGCACGTATTCTTTTAAAAAAGAAGATGGTTGTAACAGGCAGCGACATGCAAGCAAACTATATAACGGAAGAATTGTCGAAAAATGGAGCTAAAATATTTATCGGTCATGCGGCTCACCACATTTCTGCCCATGCTGCTGTCATCTACAGCTCTGATATTAAGGCTGATAATCCGGAATATCATGCTGCTTTGCAGCAGGGATGCTTAATACTTCATCGCTCCGATCTGCTCTTATACTTAATGCAGGAGTATAAAACTTTAACTGTTGCTGGAACGCATGGTAAAACTACGACCTCGGCTCTTTTAGCATGGGTAATCATGCAGGCGGGCTTGGATCCTTCCTATGCGGTGGGAGGAATGCTTTCTCCTTCTAATTCAAATGCTGGACATGGGGAAGGGAAATATTTTATAGCCGAAGCTGATGAAAGCGATGGCACCTTTCTTAAGTATCATTCTTATGGAGGCATTATCACTAATATTGATGCCGATCATCTTAATTACTTTGGCAAGATAGAGAATTTAATTAAGGCTTTTAGCCAATTTTTAAGCAAAGTGGAAACATCGGAGCATCTTTTTTGGTGTGGGGACAATGAACATCTTCTAAATTTAAAGCCTAAGGGTGTTTGCTATGGATTTGGAAGTCATTGTGAGCTACAAGTTAGCAACTTTTCTCAAAAAGGATGGGGGATCTCTTTTGACGTAGATTTTAAAAATTGTCATTATTCGTCTATTCAGTTGCCAATGGTAGGACGTCATAATGCTCTTAATGCTGCGGCAGTGCTAGGCCTAGCTTTAAGCTTAGGGATTGCAGAAAATATAATCCGTAAAGCTTTTCTTTCATTCGGTGGTATTAAGCGTCGCTGCGAAAAAAAGGGCGAGAAGCATCATATTTTAATGCTTGATGACTATGCTCACCATCCAACAGAGATAAAAGCCACCCTAGAAGGTATACGCCAAGCTGCAGGGGGACGGCGCCTGATTACTGTATTCCAACCGCATCGTTACACACGTACTCAAGATTGCTTGGGATTATATAAAGATGTTTTTGATGAAGCTGATGAGATATTTATCACGGAGATATATGCTGCCGGTGAAGCGCCTATAGACGGGGTTTCTTCAATAGAAATTATTAAGGAAGTAGAGTCTAAAGGAATAAAAAAAATTCATTCGGTGCAGCGGCAAGATCTAGCTTCTCTACTTTTTGATTTTGTTCATCCCCACGATATTGTTGTTTCTATGGGAGCAGGCGATATTACTAAGCTTTCTCAAGAGTTGCTCGATTTATTCGGGCAACAAGCGCCACGTAAGCTTAAATTAGGAATAGTTTTTGGAGGGCGTTCGGTAGAACACGAAATAACATTCTTATCTGCTAGTCATATTTGCACGTATGTGTCTGCAGAGCTTTATGAGATTCAGTATTTTGGTGTCACTAAGCAGGGGCACTGGGTTGCAGAAGATAGTAATCTCCACGCGCTTAAAGAGCGCATGCAGGAGCTAGCAGCTGTAAAAATCGCCCCCTGTATAGATGCAAGCGTTTTTAACAAATTAATGGAGTGCGATTTATTTGTACCTATCTTTCATGGCCCCTATGGAGAAGATGGGACAATTCAGGGTTTTTTTGAAATTCTCGATAAAGCTTATATAGGCCCTGATCATGTGTACGCTGCTATCGCTATGGACAAAGCTCATACCAAATATCTTATGCAAGCTCATCAGATAGCTACCTTGCCTTTTGTAGAAATCACCTATAAAAAGTGGAAAACAGATAGTACCTCAATTATTCAGTCGATTCAAAACAAATTAAATTTTCCGCTTTTTATAAAGCCTGTGCATTTAGGTTCAACGATCGGCGTACAAAAAGTAATGCATGCCGATAGCTTATATTCAGCTATCCAGGAAGCTTTTCAATATGACTTTAAATTAATAGTAGAGGAAGGGCTTACAGATTTTAGGGAAATAGAATTTGCAGTTTTAGGTAACGAAAATGCAGAAGTATTCCCTCCTGGTGAAGTGTTTTCTCAAGGCCATGTTTACGATTTTGAATCTAAATATGGGGCAAACAGCATGAAAACCATTCCTCAAGCTTCTTTATCACCCGAAAAAAATAGAGAGGGAATAGAGCTAGCCTCAGCTGCTTATCAAGCAGTTGGAGGGACAGGGATGGCACGCGTAGATTTTTTCCTTGATGCTAATGAAAAATTTTGGCTAAACGAAATTAACCCTATCCCAGGATTTACTTCTCTTAGCCTTTATCCTATGATATGCCAGCTGAATGGAGTAGATGGAGAGGAGCTATTCAATCGCTTAATTATACTCGCGCTTGAAAGAAAACGAAGAGATGCTATTTTATGTAGGCAGCGTCAAAGCTTTTAG
- the murG gene encoding undecaprenyldiphospho-muramoylpentapeptide beta-N-acetylglucosaminyltransferase: MGKRIIITVGGTGGHIFPAIALGKQLMAANDSLELLYVGGNLDINPYFDKDFFRYQAISCATFINKSPWETLKASYKILKGIKQCCKIISEYRPDMVVGFGSYYTLPMLLAAKAKEIPFILHEANSVPGKVNRCLAKYASFVGIHFPDTADLLGGKTYEVGMPLRPEYYKEGSSSSKAREFFGLEKERDTILAFGGSQGALNLNNLVSEALIQHLKHAKEQWQIIHLTGDASSSHFLREEYRKAGFKAYVKPFETYMELAWQAADISITRAGAGSIAEQMEFEVPGILIPYPYATDNHQEKNAAFLVEQVGGALRCQEKELNAFHLASEIESLNLEKRKKMSQAMQNYKINHRPKEFYTLILEALHP, from the coding sequence ATGGGTAAAAGAATTATTATTACTGTAGGGGGTACGGGAGGCCATATTTTTCCTGCTATTGCTTTAGGCAAACAGCTTATGGCAGCAAATGACTCTCTTGAGCTTTTGTATGTAGGCGGAAATCTCGATATTAACCCTTATTTTGACAAAGATTTCTTCCGCTACCAGGCGATCTCTTGTGCTACTTTTATAAATAAATCTCCTTGGGAAACTTTAAAAGCTTCTTACAAGATTTTAAAGGGTATAAAGCAATGCTGCAAGATTATTAGCGAATATCGCCCTGATATGGTGGTAGGATTTGGGAGCTATTACACCTTGCCTATGCTTCTAGCTGCAAAAGCTAAAGAAATCCCTTTCATCCTTCATGAAGCTAATAGCGTTCCCGGAAAAGTTAATCGTTGTTTGGCAAAGTATGCTTCCTTTGTAGGCATCCATTTTCCTGATACGGCAGATCTTTTAGGGGGGAAAACTTATGAAGTTGGCATGCCATTACGTCCAGAATATTATAAGGAAGGTAGCTCTTCCTCTAAAGCACGTGAATTCTTTGGGCTAGAGAAAGAGCGAGATACTATTTTAGCTTTTGGAGGCTCGCAAGGAGCTTTAAACTTGAATAATTTGGTTAGCGAAGCTTTAATTCAGCACTTAAAGCATGCTAAAGAGCAATGGCAGATTATTCATTTAACAGGCGATGCTTCTAGTTCCCATTTTTTAAGAGAAGAATACCGAAAAGCAGGCTTTAAGGCTTATGTCAAGCCTTTTGAGACCTATATGGAGCTAGCATGGCAGGCGGCAGATATCTCCATTACCCGTGCAGGAGCAGGTAGCATTGCTGAGCAGATGGAATTTGAGGTACCTGGGATATTAATTCCTTATCCTTATGCTACCGATAACCATCAGGAAAAAAATGCGGCTTTTTTAGTAGAGCAAGTAGGGGGAGCTTTAAGGTGCCAAGAAAAGGAATTAAATGCCTTTCATTTAGCAAGTGAGATTGAATCTCTTAATCTCGAAAAACGGAAAAAGATGAGCCAAGCGATGCAAAATTACAAGATCAACCACCGGCCTAAAGAGTTTTATACGCTTATTCTGGAGGCGCTCCACCCATGA